GAAGCAGTTCGGCTTCGCCCTGGGTACCTACTCGGCCGACTACCAGGACCGCATCTATGCGTTCACCTGGAACGACCAAGACGACATCCGCCGCAACCAGCAGTCCGATGGCGGCGGCCTCACGGGCGGCACGGCCATCCAGGCGTCGGCGGCTCAGGCCACCGACATCATCCGCTTCCGCGCCAACCGGCCGGACTTCAACCAGCCCGGCAGCTGGATCCCCAACGTCCTCTACACCCACCTGGTGGTGAACGACTACCTGGCCCAGAAGCTGCCCGAGAAGATGGTCGTCTCGCCGATGGACCGCTACCGCCTCCAGTGGCAGGAAGACCCCAAGAACCTGTTCGACCAGAACTACTGGTTCCCGTTCCAGGAGCCGGCCAGCAACCCCAACATCCGCTGGCCCTACAGCTCGAGCTACCAGGTCGTGCCCGCCTCCTACGACGCCGGCCGCACCGCCTCGGAGCGCCTGTACCAGAACCCCAGCAGCCACCGGTCCTACTTCGTGCCCGGCGGCGCCAAGATCGGCGAGCTGAAGATCACCGCTGTCGACGCACCGGCCCAGAAGGTGTTCATGCACGACAGCAACGATCGCTACAGCAAGCAGGAGCTCTTCTACGCCTTCCCCGATGCCAAGACGACGATGATCATGTTCGACCTGTCGGCCGGCCAGCGCGTCACCGACGACTCGAACCTTGGCTGGGACCCTCGCACGCCCACGCAGGATCGTGCCATGCGGTTCGTGTTTGACCCCACCGGTTCGGCCTGGGAGCCCCAGGCGCGCGGCCCGTCGGCGGTCGACGGCTACTACCGCTGGACCCGCGGTGGCCTCCAGGGTATCGACTACGGCGGCACCGAGATCAACACCGGCCAGCTCCGCTGATCTGAAGCCTGCATCTTCGCAGAACACGCACTCGGCCCGCCACTTGGCGGGCCGTTTTCGTTGGTGGTGCGCTAGGATTCCGCCAACGCCCGCGGGGCGGCCCGCGCGGGGCCGCACGTGGTGGCCGAGGAGGTTTGCCCGGTGCGAGTGCTCATCGCCGACAAGTTCGAAGATTCCGGAATCAAGGCCTTGAAGCAGGCCGGTTGCGAGGTGGTGGTCGAGCCCGGGCTCGGCCCGGACACCTTGCCCGAGGCGCTCTCGAAGCACCAGCCGGAGATCCTGATCGTTCGTTCCACGAAGGTGCCCGCCAACGTCATCGAGGGGCAGAGCTCGCTCAAGGGCATCATCCGTGCGGGCGCCGGCCACGACAACATCGATTCGGCCGCCGCCAGCTCAAAGGGCGTGGCGGTGTGCAACTGTCCGGGCATGAACGCCGTGGCTGTGGCCGAACTGGCGATGGGCCACATCATCAACTGCGACCGTCGCCTGCCCGCTCAGGACGCCGAGCTGCGCACGGGGCACTGGAACAAGAAGGAGTACGCCAAGGCCCGCGGACTCAAGGGCCTGACGCTGCTGCTGGTGGGCATGGGCGCCATCGGGCGCGAAGTGGCCTCCCGCGCAAGCGCGTTTGGCATGGACGTGGTCGGCTGGTCGCGCAGCCTGACGCCCCAGAGCGCCGACCAATACGGCGTGCGCTTCGGCGGTAGCAGCCAGGATGACCTGAAGAAGTTGCTGGGGCAGGCCGACGTGGTCAGCATCCACGTGGCCGCGACGCCCGAGACCAAGGGCATGTGCGATGCGGCGTTCTTCGCAGCCATGAAGGACGGCGCCTACTTCATCAACACCGCTCGCGGAACGCTGGTGGACGAGGCCGCCCTGCTCGAGGCCATCAAGACCAAGGGCCTGCGCGCTGGCACCGACGTGTACCAGAACCAACCCGGCACGCCCGACGAGGCGTTCCAGACCCCCCTGGCCGCCGAAGGCGTGTGCTGCTCGCACCACTGCGGCGCCTCGACCGATCAGGCCCAGCAAGCCGTGGCGGACGAGACCGTCCGCATCGTGACCGAGTATCAGAAGACCGGATCGTTCATCAACGTGGTGAACCAGCTTCAGCCGGCGTGAGCACCGACCAAACCAGAAGCACGACGCAGATTTCATGCGAGAGGAGATCGATACCATGACGGCATCGGCAACGCGCGGCACCCTGATCGATTCGGCACAGACGCGCAGCACGTTCAATTTTTCGGCAGGTCCGGCAGCCTTGCCCGAGGCCGTGCTCCGGCGCGTGCAGCAGGACATCTGGGACATCGATGGCAGCGGCATCGGCATCATGGAGCACAGCCACCGTGGGCCCGTGGTCGACGGCGTGTGGGAACGTACCGAGGCCGCGTGCCGGAAGCTTGCCAACATCCCCGATGACTACGCCATCCTCTACCTCCAGGGCGGCGCATCAACGCAGTTCTCGATGGTGCCGGCCAATCTGCTCCCCGACGGGGGCACCGCCGACTACATCAACACCGGCACGTGGTCGAAGAAGGCCATCAAGGAAGCCAAGCTGTATGGCTCGGTCAACGTGGCGGCCAGCAGCGAAGAGAGCAACTTCGACCACATCCCCACCGACTTGAAGTGCTCGGACAATCCGGCCTACCTGCACTTTACCAGCAACAACACGATCTTCGGCACCGAGTTCAGCACCGAACCCACGTGCCCCGATGGCTCGTTCCTGGTGTGCGACGCGTCAAGCGATATCTTCAGCCGACCGATCGACGTCAGCAAGTACGGGCTCATCTACGCCGGAGCCCAGAAGAATCTGGGCCCCAGCGGCGTCACCCTGGTGATCGTTCGCAAGGACATTGCCGAACGCTGCGAGCGCACGCTGCCGAGCATGGGCATGTACAAGACCCACGCCGAGAACGACAGCCGCTACAACACCCCGCCGGTGTTCGGCGTCTACGTCATGGGCGTGGTGTTCGACTGGATTCTCGAGAACGGCGGCCTGGAGGGCATGGGCGTTCGCAACGCTGCCAAGGCATCGACGATTTACGATGCCATCGACGAGGGCTTCTACAAGCCCCATGCGAAGACCGGTAGCCGGTCGATGATGAACATCACCTTCAACTGCCCCAACGACGAGCTGAACAAGAAGTTCCTCGAAGAGGCGCAGGCCCAGAACTTCGACGGCCTCAAGGGCCACCGATCGGTCGGCGGCATCCGCGCGAGCATCTACAACGCCTTCCCGCCCGCTGGCTGCCAGGCGCTCGCCCAGTTCATGCGAGACTTCGCCCAACGCAACGGTTAACGCTGCCGGAGTCGAGTCATCGCCGCCTCGATCACTTCGTCCGCCGCGATCGCCCGCATCATGCCGGCGTTCGCGGCGTTCTTGTGCGCGCTGGCATGATCCGGCCGCTCGTGCTGCAGGACGTCGGCTTCACGCCGATAGGGGCCGACCAGCCCGGTTAGCGTCGGGCCGAACAGGGCCACCAGAGGCCGTT
This portion of the Phycisphaerales bacterium genome encodes:
- a CDS encoding type II secretion system protein — encoded protein: MITLADRIRRSRGATSGRSGFTLIELLVVIAIIALLISVLLPALGEARKTARLAIDLGNLKQFGFALGTYSADYQDRIYAFTWNDQDDIRRNQQSDGGGLTGGTAIQASAAQATDIIRFRANRPDFNQPGSWIPNVLYTHLVVNDYLAQKLPEKMVVSPMDRYRLQWQEDPKNLFDQNYWFPFQEPASNPNIRWPYSSSYQVVPASYDAGRTASERLYQNPSSHRSYFVPGGAKIGELKITAVDAPAQKVFMHDSNDRYSKQELFYAFPDAKTTMIMFDLSAGQRVTDDSNLGWDPRTPTQDRAMRFVFDPTGSAWEPQARGPSAVDGYYRWTRGGLQGIDYGGTEINTGQLR
- a CDS encoding hydroxyacid dehydrogenase, with translation MRVLIADKFEDSGIKALKQAGCEVVVEPGLGPDTLPEALSKHQPEILIVRSTKVPANVIEGQSSLKGIIRAGAGHDNIDSAAASSKGVAVCNCPGMNAVAVAELAMGHIINCDRRLPAQDAELRTGHWNKKEYAKARGLKGLTLLLVGMGAIGREVASRASAFGMDVVGWSRSLTPQSADQYGVRFGGSSQDDLKKLLGQADVVSIHVAATPETKGMCDAAFFAAMKDGAYFINTARGTLVDEAALLEAIKTKGLRAGTDVYQNQPGTPDEAFQTPLAAEGVCCSHHCGASTDQAQQAVADETVRIVTEYQKTGSFINVVNQLQPA
- the serC gene encoding phosphoserine transaminase encodes the protein MTASATRGTLIDSAQTRSTFNFSAGPAALPEAVLRRVQQDIWDIDGSGIGIMEHSHRGPVVDGVWERTEAACRKLANIPDDYAILYLQGGASTQFSMVPANLLPDGGTADYINTGTWSKKAIKEAKLYGSVNVAASSEESNFDHIPTDLKCSDNPAYLHFTSNNTIFGTEFSTEPTCPDGSFLVCDASSDIFSRPIDVSKYGLIYAGAQKNLGPSGVTLVIVRKDIAERCERTLPSMGMYKTHAENDSRYNTPPVFGVYVMGVVFDWILENGGLEGMGVRNAAKASTIYDAIDEGFYKPHAKTGSRSMMNITFNCPNDELNKKFLEEAQAQNFDGLKGHRSVGGIRASIYNAFPPAGCQALAQFMRDFAQRNG